A single region of the Candidatus Melainabacteria bacterium RIFOXYA2_FULL_32_9 genome encodes:
- a CDS encoding radical SAM protein: MNKLQDKIVLDGHKVLWHKERVEAWLRGERIAPITIDCALTRACSYKCIYCYGTLQQNEGYNLSKDVIFRFLDDAAEIGVKAISFVSDGESAHSPHVYDAILHGKANGLDMAIGTNGYPIKDERLEEILPALSYFRFNISAGTPERYAHIHGVDVKAYHKVVNTIRKAVEIKEKQKLDVTIGLQMVLLPQFANDIMPLVQLGKELGVDYLVIKHCSDDEDGSLGVEYDKYDELFSLLKEAEEYSDENYLVKAKWSKILSKGKREYSKCFGAPFIIQMSGSGLVAPCGMLFNSKYKEKFHIGNIKEKSFKEIWQSERYWEVMNYITSKDFDARKDCGTLCLQHKVNEFLWDFKLGKAELSETSGNPPMHVNFI, encoded by the coding sequence GTGAATAAGCTACAAGACAAAATTGTTTTGGATGGACATAAAGTTTTATGGCATAAAGAGAGAGTTGAAGCCTGGTTAAGAGGTGAGAGAATAGCTCCAATTACTATAGATTGCGCTCTCACTAGAGCTTGTTCATATAAATGTATTTATTGCTACGGTACTTTGCAACAGAATGAAGGTTATAACCTATCTAAAGATGTAATTTTTAGATTTCTGGATGATGCTGCTGAGATTGGGGTTAAGGCTATCAGCTTTGTAAGTGATGGAGAAAGTGCACATTCTCCTCATGTATATGATGCTATTTTGCACGGAAAAGCTAATGGACTTGATATGGCAATAGGTACAAATGGTTATCCTATAAAGGATGAAAGATTAGAGGAAATTTTACCAGCTTTAAGTTATTTTCGTTTCAATATTTCAGCAGGAACCCCTGAAAGATACGCACATATTCATGGAGTGGATGTAAAAGCATATCATAAAGTTGTTAATACAATCAGGAAAGCTGTTGAAATCAAAGAAAAGCAAAAGCTGGATGTAACTATAGGCCTGCAAATGGTTCTATTACCCCAATTTGCCAATGATATAATGCCGTTGGTTCAACTAGGTAAAGAATTGGGTGTCGATTATTTAGTTATTAAACATTGCTCAGATGACGAAGATGGTTCTCTGGGTGTTGAATATGACAAATATGATGAGCTTTTTAGTCTTCTTAAAGAGGCTGAAGAATATTCAGACGAAAATTATCTTGTAAAAGCAAAATGGTCAAAAATTTTGAGCAAAGGTAAAAGAGAGTATTCAAAGTGCTTTGGGGCTCCATTTATAATTCAGATGTCTGGTTCAGGCCTTGTTGCTCCTTGTGGCATGCTTTTTAACAGCAAATATAAAGAAAAATTTCATATAGGAAATATTAAAGAAAAATCTTTTAAAGAAATATGGCAAAGTGAAAGATATTGGGAAGTTATGAATTATATTACTTCCAAGGATTTCGATGCCAGAAAAGATTGTGGAACCTTATGTCTTCAGCATAAAGTAAATGAGTTTTTGTGGGATTTTAAATTAGGCAAAGCGGAGTTATCTGAAACGTCAGGAAATCCACCTATGCACGTTAATTTTATATAA